In Nocardia sp. NBC_00403, one DNA window encodes the following:
- a CDS encoding flavin-containing monooxygenase yields MHAPHFDVLIIGAGLSGIGTASRVTAAFPDKTIAVLERRERLGGTWDLFRYPGIRSDSDMYTYGYKFRPWRDLKVLADGGSIREYIADTARQFGIDKKIHYGLKIVTADWSTPESRWTVTALEEATGQTRIFTCGYLVSCTGYYNYDAGYLPAFPGMERFSGRCIHPQHWPEDLDYSGKKVVVIGSGATAATLVPAMARDAEHVTMLQRSPSYVFSLPAFDRISQLLGRFLPQDWVYSMGRKRNIVFQRQLYQACRRWPRQMRRFLLWQVRRNLGASVDMSHFTPSYMPWDQRICAVPDGDLFRVLASGDASIVTDQIDTFTEKGLLLQSGQELEADIIVTATGLDIQMLGGMTLSVDGEPRKLRDQMTYKGLLVEKLPNLAWVFGYTNASWTLKSDIAGAYLCRLFKHMDDHGLTVATPHDIEHSAMDEGIFDTLQSGYVKRAKNTLPRQGSKSPWKLLMNYEQDSKMLLDDPIDDGLLRFEAPALEGAMA; encoded by the coding sequence ATGCACGCACCACATTTCGACGTCTTGATCATCGGTGCCGGCCTGTCCGGCATCGGTACGGCCTCTCGAGTGACGGCCGCGTTCCCCGACAAGACCATCGCCGTACTGGAGCGACGCGAGCGACTCGGCGGCACGTGGGACCTTTTTCGCTACCCCGGTATTCGTTCGGACTCCGACATGTACACCTACGGGTACAAGTTTCGGCCGTGGCGCGACCTGAAGGTACTCGCCGACGGCGGGTCGATCCGGGAATACATCGCGGACACGGCAAGGCAGTTCGGCATCGACAAGAAAATCCACTACGGCCTGAAGATCGTCACCGCGGACTGGTCGACACCCGAATCCCGCTGGACAGTGACCGCCCTGGAGGAGGCGACCGGGCAGACGCGCATCTTCACCTGCGGCTACCTCGTCAGCTGCACCGGCTACTACAATTATGACGCGGGCTACCTACCCGCCTTCCCCGGTATGGAGCGATTCAGCGGCCGGTGTATCCACCCCCAGCACTGGCCGGAAGATCTGGATTATTCCGGCAAGAAGGTTGTCGTGATCGGCAGTGGCGCCACTGCCGCCACCCTGGTGCCGGCGATGGCTCGCGACGCCGAGCACGTGACCATGTTGCAGCGCTCCCCGTCGTATGTATTCTCGCTGCCCGCCTTCGACAGAATCTCCCAACTGCTGGGCCGATTCCTCCCGCAGGACTGGGTGTATTCGATGGGTCGCAAACGGAACATCGTATTCCAACGCCAGCTCTACCAGGCCTGCCGTCGCTGGCCCCGTCAGATGCGCCGGTTCCTGCTCTGGCAGGTGCGCCGCAATCTCGGCGCCTCCGTCGACATGAGTCACTTCACTCCGAGCTACATGCCGTGGGACCAACGGATATGCGCTGTGCCCGATGGCGATCTGTTCAGGGTGCTGGCATCGGGCGACGCCTCCATCGTCACCGATCAGATCGACACCTTCACCGAGAAGGGCCTCCTGCTGCAGTCCGGGCAGGAACTGGAGGCCGACATCATCGTCACCGCCACCGGTCTCGACATCCAGATGCTGGGCGGGATGACACTCTCCGTCGACGGTGAGCCGCGCAAGCTGCGCGATCAGATGACCTACAAGGGCTTGCTCGTGGAGAAGTTGCCAAATCTGGCCTGGGTCTTCGGATACACCAACGCGTCATGGACGCTGAAGTCCGATATCGCCGGCGCCTACCTGTGCCGCCTGTTCAAGCACATGGACGATCACGGCCTCACCGTGGCAACCCCCCACGATATCGAGCACTCCGCGATGGACGAGGGCATTTTCGACACGCTGCAGTCCGGCTACGTGAAACGCGCGAAGAACACACTGCCACGCCAGGGATCCAAGTCTCCGTGGAAGTTGCTGATGAACTACGAGCAGGACTCCAAGATGCTCCTCGACGACCCCATCGACGACGGCCTACTGCGGTTCGAGGCCCCCGCGCTGGAAGGCGCCATGGCATGA